A single genomic interval of Zingiber officinale cultivar Zhangliang chromosome 4A, Zo_v1.1, whole genome shotgun sequence harbors:
- the LOC121971584 gene encoding acyl transferase 4-like — protein MSMASCRVTKVREELLVPFEPTPCATLPLSSIDHALGLAYMQEMISVYPNNNREPRRRGVILPAAKVIREALAKALVPYYPVAGRLVFYGDRMEVACNGEGVWFVEAAVTGRSLNDWEAIPRSVVKEELLPSCPPHLNQQEMILMMQVTHFQCGGFVVGLKFNHLVFDGIGVGQFLKAIGEIACGQTHPSIDPIWYRDTIPASPMLSKSSLSLLPAKFDIVNSMYDFSIQTIERLKEKISKETSNQFTTFEVVAAIIWKCRTRAISAIGDVCLIVPANIRRLLFQLPKAGYYGNCFYPLTITATGEQIMKASLAELVGLIKDAKESLPTKFKEWASGNFKEDPYKISISYNNLALSDWRWIEFYETDYGWGMPNSISLKTHDFSFTCGMILKQPLPKDGVRLEGQVVMKEHEQTFIDEINKCINE, from the exons ATGAGCATGGCGTCTTGTAGGGTGACGAAGGTGCGGGAGGAGCTCCTAGTACCATTCGAGCCCACGCCGTGCGCCACGCTCCCTCTGTCTTCCATCGACCACGCCCTGGGGTTGGCCTACATGCAGGAGATGATCTCCGTGTATCCAAACAATAACCGTGAGCCCCGTCGTCGTGGCGTGATATTACCGGCGGCGAAGGTCATCCGGGAAGCCTTGGCCAAGGCTCTTGTCCCGTACTACCCCGTAGCAGGCCGCCTTGTCTTCTATGGCGACCGCATGGAGGTGGCCTGCAATGGCGAGGGCGTATGGTTTGTGGAGGCGGCGGTGACAGGTCGCAGCCTGAATGACTGGGAGGCGATCCCCCGTAGCGTGGTGAAAGAGGAGCTGCTTCCGAGTTGTCCCCCTCATCTGAACCAACAAGAAATGATACTGATGATGCAG GTGACCCATTTTCAATGTGGTGGATTTGTTGTTGGACTCAAATTCAATCACTTAGTGTTTGATGGCATCGGCGTTGGACAGTTCTTAAAAGCCATAGGCGAGATTGCTTGCGGTCAAACTCATCCCTCTATCGATCCAATCTGGTATAGAGACACGATTCCCGCCTCTCCAATGCTCTCAAAGTCATCACTTTCACTTCTCCCAGCCAAGTTTGACATTGTGAATTCCATGTATGATTTCTCGATTCAAACCATCGAAAGATTGAAGGAAAAAATCTCAAAAGAGACATCCAATCAATTCACCACCTTTGAGGTCGTCGCTGCAATTATATGGAAATGTCGAACGCGGGCAATCAGTGCCATTGGAGATGTGTGCCTCATCGTTCCTGCTAATATTCGTCGTTTATTGTTCCAACTGCCAAAGGCCGGCTATTATGGAAATTGTTTCTATCCCTTAACTATCACAGCAACCGGTGAGCAAATCATGAAGGCATCACTTGCAGAATTAGTTGGGCTCATTAAAGATGCTAAAGAAAGTTTACCAACAAAGTTTAAGGAATGGGCTTCAGGCAACTTCAAGGAAGATCCATATAAGATTTCAATTAGCTACAATAATTTGGCTTTGTCAGATTGGAGATGGATAGAGTTTTATGAAACAGACTATGGATGGGGAATGCCCAACTCTATTTCCCTTAAAACACATGACTTTTCCTTCACATGTGGCATGATTCTAAAGCAGCCTTTGCCTAAGGACGGTGTGCGTTTGGAAGGACAAGTAGTCATGAAGGAGCATGAGCAAACGTTTATTGATGAAATCAACAAATGTATAAATGAGTAG